One genomic window of Glycine max cultivar Williams 82 chromosome 16, Glycine_max_v4.0, whole genome shotgun sequence includes the following:
- the LOC106796400 gene encoding MDIS1-interacting receptor like kinase 2, translating to MSHNSLNGTIPPQIGSLSNLNTLDLSTNNLFGSIPNTIGNLSKLLFLNLSDNDLSGTIPSEIVHLVGLHTLRIGDNNFTGSLPQEIGRLMNLRILDIPRSNISGTIPISIEKLCNLSHLDVESNDLSGNIPLRIWHMNLKHLSFADNNFNGSIPKEIVNLRSIETLRLWKSGLSGSIPKEIWMLRNLTWLDMSQSSFSGSIPRDIGKLRNLKIFRMSKSGLSGSMPEEIWTLRNLEKLDISMCNLIGSIPISIGALVNLTLLSLHENQLFGHIPHEIGKLVNLQILYLGRNNLSGFIPPEIGFLKQLGQLDLSDNFLSGEIPSTIGNLSNLYYLYLYKNSLYGSIPDGVGNLHSLSTIQLSGNSLSGAIPASIGNLVHLDSLFLDGNELSGSIPFTIGNLSKLSELFIHSNELTGPIPASIGNLVNLDSMLLNVNKLSGSIPFTIGNLSKLSTLSISYNKLSGSIPFTIGNLSNVRELVFIGNELGGKIPIEMSMLTALESLQLADNDFIGHLPQNICIGGTFKKISAENNNFIGPIPVSLKNCSSLIRVRLQRNQLTGDITDAFGVLPNLDYIELSDNNFYGQLSPNWGKFRSLTSLKISNNNLSGVIPPELAGATKLQQLHLSSNHLTGNIPHDLCNLPLFDLSLDNNNLTGNVPKEIASMQKLQILKLGSNKLSGLIPKQLGNLLNLLNMSLSQNNFQGNIPSELGKLKFLTSLDLGGNSLRGTIPSMFGELKSLETLNLSHNNLSGNLSSFDDMTSLTSIDISYNQFEGPLPNILAFHNAKIEALRNNKGLCGNVTGLERCSTSSGKSHNHMRKNVMIVILPLTLGILILALFAFGVSYHLCQTSTNKEDQATSIQTPNIFAIWSFDGKMVFENIIEATEDFDDKHLIGVGGQGCVYKAVLPTGQVVAVKKLHSVPNGKMLNLKAFTCEIQALTEIRHRNIVKLYGFCSHSQFSFLVCEFLDNGSVEKTLKDDGQAMAFDWYKRVNVVKDVANALCYMHHECSPRIVHRDISSKNVLLDSEYVAHVSDFGTAKFLNPDSSNWTSFVGTFGYAAPELAYTMEVNEKCDVYSFGVLAREILIGKHPGDVISSLLGSSPSTLVASRLDHMALMDKLDQRLPHPTKPIGKEVASIAKIAMACLTESPRSRPTMEQVANELVMSSSSSMD from the exons ATGAGTCACAATTCCTTGAATGGAACTATTCCTCCTCAAATTGGTTCCTTATCCAATCTCAACACTCTTGACTTGTCCACTAATAACCTCTTTGGTAGCATTCCCAATACCATTGGTAATCTCTCCAAACTCTTGTTTCTTAATCTTTCTGACAATGATCTCTCTGGTACTATTCCTTCTGAAATAGTACACTTGGTTGGTCTTCATACATTGCGCATAGGTGATAATAATTTCACTGGATCCCTTCCTCAAGAAATAGGTAGATTGATGAATCTGAGAATACTTGATATTCCTCGGTCCAATATCTCAGGGACTATCCCAATCTCAATAGAAAAGTTATGCAATTTGTCTCATCTAGATGTCGAAAGCAACGACCTTTCTGGCAACATTCCACTAAGAATTTGGCATATGAACCTAAAGCATTTGTCATTTGCTGATAATAACTTCAACGGTTCCATCCCCAAAGAAATTGTGAATTTGAGGAGCATCGAGACTCTCCGGCTTTGGAAAAGTGGGCTTTCTGGCTCCATTCCCAAAGAAATTTGGATGCTGAGGAATCTAACATGGCTTGACATGAGCCAATCCAGTTTCAGCGGGTCTATTCCTCGTGATATTGGGAAGTTAAGGAATCTAAAGATTTTTCGTATGTCGAAAAGTGGCCTTTCTGGCTCCATGCCCGAAGAAATTTGGACGTTGCGtaatttagaaaaacttgacaTAAGCATGTGTAATCTTATTGGGTCAATTCCTATTTCAATTGGAGCACTGGTCAATCTAACACTTCTAAGTTTACACGAAAACCAACTTTTTGGTCACATTCCTCATGAAATTGGGAAGTTGGTTAACCTCCAAATTCTATATCTCGGAAGGAATAATCTTTCTGGCTTCATTCCTCCTGAAATTGGTTTTTTGAAACAACTTGGTCAACTTGATTTGTCTGATAACTTTCTCTCTGGTGAAATCCCCTCTACAATTGGAAACTTGAGCAATTTATATTATCTTTACCTTTATAAAAACAGTTTATATGGTTCTATTCCTGATGGAGTGGGAAATCTCCATTCACTTTCCACTATCCAACTGTCGGGCAACAGCCTCTCTGGAGCAATCCCAGCTTCCATAGGCAATTTGGTCCATTTGGACTCCTTGTTCCTTGATGGAAATGAACTCTCTGGGTCCATTCCTTTCACCATTGGAAATTTGTCAAAGCTTAGTGAATTATTTATACACTCTAATGAACTCACTGGACCAATCCCAGCTTCCATAGGCAACTTGGTGAATTTGGACTCCATGCTCCTTAATGTAAATAAACTCTCTGGGTCCATTCCTTTCACCATTGGAAATTTGTCAAAGCTTAGTACATTATCTATATCCTATAATAAACTCTCTGGGTCCATTCCTTTCACCATTGGAAATTTGTCAAATGTCAGGGAATTAGTATTTATTGGAAATGAACTTGGTGGCAAGATTCCAATAGAAATGAGCATGCTTACTGCTCTGGAAAGTTTGCAGCTAGCTGACAATGATTTTATAGGCCATTTACCTCAAAACATTTGCATTGGTGGAACGTTCAAAAAAATTTCTGCTGAAAATAACAACTTCATAGGCCCAATTCCAGTGAGTTTGAAGAATTGCTCCAGCCTTATAAGAGTCAGGCTTCAGAGAAACCAGCTAACTGGGGATATAACAGATGCTTTTGGTGTACTTCCAAATTTGGACTACATCGAATTGagtgacaataacttttatggTCAACTTTCACCTAACTGGGGAAAGTTTCGTAGCCTCACAAGCCTCAAGATCTCCAACAATAATTTATCAGGTGTGATACCACCAGAACTAGCTGGGGCAACCAAATTACAACAACTTCACCTGTCCTCAAACCATCTTACAGGAAACATTCCACATGATTTATGTAACTTGCCCTTGTTTGATCTCTCACTCGACAACAATAATCTTACAGGAAATGTTCCCAAAGAAATAGCATCAATGCAGAAACTTCAAATTTTGAAGCTTGGATCAAATAAGTTGTCTGGCTTAATCCCAAAACAACTAGGAAATTTGCTCAATTTATTGAACATGAGTCTGAGCCAAAATAATTTTCAGGGAAATATTCCTTCAGAGCTTGGCAAACTGAAATTTCTTACGAGTCTTGATCTTGGTGGAAATTCATTGAGAGGAACAATACCTTCAATGTTTGGAGAATTAAAAAGCTTAGAAACACTGAATCTCTCTCACAATAATCTTTCAGGTAATCTCTCTAGCTTCGATGATATGACGAGCTTGACATCTATTGATATATCATACAACCAGTTTGAGGGTCCACTTCCAAACATTCTAGCCTTCCACAACGCTAAAATTGAAGCATTGAGAAATAATAAAGGCTTGTGTGGCAATGTCACTGGCTTGGAGCGTTGCTCAACATCAAGTGGGAAATCTCATAATCATATGAGGAAGAATGTAATGATAGTAATATTACCTCTTACTTTGGGCATTCTAATACTGGCATTATTTGCTTTCGGAGTCTCGTATCATTTATGCCAAACCTCAACGAACAAAGAAGACCAGGCTACAAGTATACAAACTCCTAACATATTTGCAATATGGAGTTTTGATGGCAAAATGGTATTCGAGAATATTATTGAAGCCACAGAAGATTTTGACGACAAACATCTCATTGGTGTTGGAGGGCAAGGATGTGTTTACAAAGCAGTGCTTCCTACAGGTCAAGTTGTTGCCGTGAAGAAACTCCATTCAGTTCCAAATGGAAAGATGCTCAATCTGAAAGCTTTCACATGTGAGATCCAAGCTTTGACAGAAATTCGACATCGTAACATTGTAAAGTTATATGGGTTTTGTTCACATTCACAATTCTCATTTTTGGTGTGTGAATTCCTGGATAATGGCAGTGTTGAGAAGACTCTGAAGGATGATGGACAAGCAATGGCATTTGATTGGTATAAGAGGGTGAATGTTGTTAAAGATGTAGCAAATGCTCTGTGCTATATGCACCATGAATGTTCACCTCGAATTGTTCATCGTGATATATCAAGCAAGAATGTTCTTTTGGATTCCGAATATGTAGCTCATGTCTCAGACTTTGGAACAGCCAAGTTTCTTAATCCAGATTCATCCAATTGGACCTCATTCGTAGGAACCTTTGGATATGCTGCTCCAG AACTTGCATACACAATGGAGGTGAATGAGAAATGTGACGTGTATAGTTTTGGGGTCCTAGCAAGGGAAATACTTATTGGGAAGCACCCTGGTGATGTTATATCTTCTTTATTGGGATCATCTCCATCTACTCTTGTGGCCTCAAGACTCGATCACATGGCATTGATGGATAAGTTGGACCAACGTctccctcatccaacaaagccaATTGGTAAGGAAGTGGCATCAATTGCAAAGATAGCAATGGCCTGCTTGACTGAAAGTCCACGATCTCGCCCTACCATGGAGCAGGTTGCCAATGAGCTGGTAATGTCAAGCTCATCTTCAATGGATTAG